Proteins encoded by one window of Acidimicrobiales bacterium:
- a CDS encoding cytochrome P450 — translation MTRTFDPYASQADDRYEAMAAARAGERVVATPAGWYVATAAGVTTGLREVEKFVGSFADTASLPEDLVPISAIPEPRHGRIRRVINSVVATHRMAALEPFAADLARRLVAAAVSEGAGGDAVDLVEAVVDPFPSAVIAEALGVPLEDHDRFRRWSDELLAAQQGAGAGRAMVDQHPEFSAYIRDAVVRRKQAADPPDDVIARLLRTDVDGEFLSDEAVCTQTMFLIIAGNETTRNLIANVLHTVATDPALYARLRHDRPLVNTVIEESLRHDSPVQVLGRAVLQDTVIDGRPLACGDRVVFGVASANRDEQVYECPEQFRLDRPRPREHLAFGAGPHVCPGASLARMEARLMVGAFLDAVGSFSLVDGFVPEPNPVFWAFGPRRLLVHMQPA, via the coding sequence GTGACCCGGACCTTCGATCCCTACGCATCCCAGGCCGACGACCGCTACGAGGCCATGGCCGCCGCCCGGGCGGGAGAGCGGGTCGTGGCCACTCCGGCGGGCTGGTACGTGGCCACCGCCGCCGGCGTGACGACCGGGTTGCGCGAGGTGGAGAAGTTCGTCGGGTCCTTCGCCGACACGGCCAGCCTTCCCGAAGACCTGGTCCCGATCTCGGCCATACCCGAGCCCCGCCACGGCCGGATCCGCCGGGTGATCAACTCGGTGGTGGCCACGCACCGCATGGCGGCCCTCGAGCCGTTTGCCGCCGACCTGGCCCGCCGGCTGGTGGCCGCCGCCGTCTCGGAGGGGGCGGGCGGTGACGCCGTCGATCTGGTCGAGGCGGTCGTCGATCCGTTCCCGTCGGCGGTCATAGCCGAGGCGCTCGGCGTGCCGCTCGAGGACCACGACCGCTTCCGCCGCTGGTCCGACGAGCTGCTGGCGGCCCAGCAGGGTGCGGGTGCGGGGCGGGCCATGGTCGACCAGCACCCCGAGTTCTCCGCCTACATCCGCGACGCGGTGGTCCGGCGCAAGCAGGCGGCGGATCCGCCCGACGACGTCATCGCCCGGCTCCTCCGCACCGACGTCGATGGGGAGTTCCTGTCCGACGAAGCGGTGTGCACCCAGACCATGTTCCTGATCATCGCCGGGAACGAGACGACGCGGAACCTGATCGCCAACGTCCTGCACACCGTGGCCACCGATCCCGCCCTCTACGCCCGGCTGCGCCACGACCGCCCCCTCGTCAACACCGTGATCGAGGAGTCGTTGCGCCACGACTCGCCGGTCCAGGTCCTCGGCCGCGCCGTGCTGCAGGACACCGTCATCGACGGGCGCCCGCTGGCGTGCGGGGACCGCGTGGTGTTCGGGGTGGCGTCGGCCAACCGGGACGAGCAGGTCTACGAGTGCCCGGAGCAGTTCCGCCTCGACCGTCCCCGCCCCCGGGAGCACCTGGCGTTCGGGGCCGGCCCCCACGTCTGCCCCGGCGCATCCCTGGCCCGGATGGAGGCCCGGCTGATGGTGGGGGCCTTCCTCGACGCCGTCGGGTCGTTCTCACTGGTGGACGGGTTCGTGCCCGAGCCCAACCCGGTGTTCTGGGCCTTCGGCCCGCGCCGGCTCCTCGTCCACATGCAGCCGGCCTGA
- a CDS encoding alpha/beta hydrolase, with amino-acid sequence MRADSDGVGIHYEVSGEGRPVVLLHGFPDSGRLWRNQVPALVDAGFKVIVPDQRGYGASDKPAGVEAYNIVYLAGDVGAVLADAGVERAHVVGHDWGAAVAWAIAAMAPDRVDHLVALAVGHPSTFRSDGWDQYEKSWYMLLFQFPDVAEQWLSNDGWANFRSWGQHPDADGVIAELEKTGSLTPGLNWYRANIPPESYIGPPLELPPVQAPTMGVWSTGDFALTEGQMTRSAENVKGPWRYERLEGPGHWMQLEAPDRVNRLLLDFLPR; translated from the coding sequence ATGAGAGCGGACAGTGACGGCGTCGGCATCCACTACGAGGTGAGTGGGGAGGGACGCCCGGTGGTCCTCCTGCACGGCTTTCCCGACAGCGGGCGGCTGTGGCGCAACCAGGTCCCCGCCCTCGTCGACGCCGGGTTCAAGGTCATCGTCCCCGACCAGCGCGGCTACGGCGCGTCGGACAAGCCGGCCGGGGTCGAGGCGTACAACATCGTCTACCTGGCGGGGGACGTGGGAGCGGTGCTGGCCGATGCCGGCGTGGAGCGGGCGCACGTGGTCGGCCACGACTGGGGGGCTGCGGTGGCCTGGGCCATCGCCGCCATGGCGCCGGACCGGGTCGACCACCTGGTGGCGCTGGCGGTGGGGCACCCGTCGACGTTCCGGAGCGACGGCTGGGACCAGTACGAGAAGTCGTGGTACATGCTGCTGTTCCAGTTCCCCGACGTGGCCGAGCAGTGGCTGTCCAACGACGGTTGGGCCAACTTCCGCTCGTGGGGACAACATCCCGACGCCGACGGAGTCATCGCCGAGCTGGAGAAGACCGGCTCGCTCACGCCGGGGCTCAACTGGTACCGGGCCAACATCCCGCCCGAGTCCTACATCGGGCCCCCGCTGGAGCTGCCGCCGGTCCAGGCCCCGACGATGGGCGTGTGGAGCACGGGGGACTTCGCCCTCACCGAGGGGCAGATGACCCGGTCGGCCGAGAACGTCAAGGGACCGTGGCGCTACGAGCGCCTGGAGGGCCCCGGCCATTGGATGCAGCTCGAGGCGCCCGACCGGGTCAACCGGCTGCTTCTCGACTTCCTGCCGCGCTGA
- a CDS encoding DUF2786 domain-containing protein, which yields MTTTATFEKVKADVAEKVRKLLVQAEDPAATPEEAQTFTAKAQQLMTKYAIDLAMITDAERVDRVMERGWKIEGPYAAHKVSLVNAVSRANDCRAIYTPLDGGARYIEVVGFPTDVEWVETLSASLVFQLTVVLAAAMRVKPARVHGRTYAVGFVEGFVQEVSGRLHQARRDAVAAADAERRAGAGLDGSPFGPIGSRPDGRSVELVLVAKARQVEDEFKVRFPGARSVSRYTRLASWAGYGPGRDAGRRADLARGSVGTRRGLSA from the coding sequence ATGACGACAACTGCAACGTTCGAGAAGGTCAAGGCGGACGTGGCCGAGAAGGTCCGGAAGCTCCTCGTCCAGGCCGAGGATCCCGCCGCCACCCCCGAAGAGGCCCAGACCTTCACGGCCAAGGCGCAGCAGCTCATGACCAAGTACGCCATCGACCTGGCCATGATCACCGACGCGGAGCGCGTCGACCGGGTCATGGAGCGCGGTTGGAAGATCGAGGGGCCCTATGCCGCCCACAAGGTCTCGTTGGTCAACGCCGTCAGCCGGGCGAACGACTGCCGGGCCATCTACACCCCGCTGGACGGCGGGGCGCGCTACATAGAGGTGGTGGGCTTCCCCACCGACGTCGAGTGGGTCGAGACGCTGTCGGCGTCGCTGGTGTTCCAGCTGACCGTCGTGCTGGCGGCGGCCATGCGCGTGAAGCCGGCCCGGGTGCACGGACGCACCTACGCGGTCGGGTTCGTCGAGGGATTCGTCCAGGAGGTCTCGGGCCGTCTCCACCAGGCCCGGCGGGACGCGGTGGCGGCGGCCGACGCCGAGAGAAGGGCCGGCGCCGGCTTGGACGGATCGCCTTTCGGGCCGATCGGGTCGCGTCCGGACGGCAGGTCGGTCGAGCTGGTGCTCGTGGCCAAGGCCCGGCAGGTGGAGGACGAGTTCAAGGTCCGCTTCCCGGGGGCCCGGAGCGTGAGCAGGTACACCCGGCTGGCGAGCTGGGCCGGGTACGGCCCGGGACGGGACGCGGGCCGGCGCGCCGACCTGGCGCGCGGCTCGGTCGGCACCCGCCGCGGGCTGTCCGCCTGA
- a CDS encoding glucose 1-dehydrogenase, producing the protein MSGQLEGKVAVVTGSSSGIGAAAARLMAAEGARIVVNSVTSVAAGEALAAELPDASYVQADIADESQAHALVAATLERYGRLDILVNNAGATRVIPHHDLAAVTDEDWQRILGTNVVGTWYVTRAAVDALRADGGGCVINVTSIAGVRPTGSSIPYAVSKAALNHLTVLLANILGPEIRVNAVAPGLVDTPWTADWGPVKEMWAGRAPLRRTGTPEDVARVCLTLATADWMTGEVVLVDGGMHLR; encoded by the coding sequence GTGAGCGGACAGCTCGAAGGAAAGGTGGCGGTGGTCACCGGCTCGTCCAGTGGCATCGGGGCGGCGGCGGCCCGGCTGATGGCCGCCGAGGGAGCGCGCATCGTCGTGAACTCCGTGACCTCGGTCGCCGCAGGTGAGGCCCTGGCCGCCGAGCTTCCGGACGCCTCCTACGTCCAGGCCGACATCGCCGACGAGTCGCAGGCGCACGCCCTCGTCGCCGCCACGCTCGAGCGGTACGGCCGCCTCGACATCCTCGTCAACAACGCCGGCGCCACCCGGGTCATCCCCCACCACGACCTGGCGGCGGTGACCGACGAGGACTGGCAGCGCATCCTGGGCACCAACGTGGTGGGTACGTGGTACGTCACCCGGGCGGCGGTGGACGCCCTGCGGGCCGACGGCGGGGGCTGCGTGATCAACGTGACGAGCATCGCCGGCGTCCGCCCCACCGGGAGCTCGATCCCCTATGCCGTCTCCAAGGCCGCCCTCAACCACCTCACCGTGCTGCTCGCCAACATCCTCGGACCGGAGATCCGGGTCAACGCCGTGGCGCCGGGCCTCGTCGACACCCCGTGGACGGCCGACTGGGGACCGGTGAAGGAGATGTGGGCCGGGCGGGCGCCGCTGCGGCGCACGGGAACGCCCGAGGACGTGGCCCGGGTGTGCCTGACGCTGGCCACTGCCGACTGGATGACCGGGGAGGTCGTGCTGGTCGACGGCGGGATGCACCTGCGCTGA
- a CDS encoding response regulator transcription factor, with the protein MASGPGTIVVIEDDHNISDLVDLYLRRDGFRVIQAADGAAGLDAIAREKPRLVVLDIGLPGEIDGLELCRRLRTRDTVPVLMLTARDTELDRVLGLEIGADDYVTKPFSPRELVARVKAILRRAEGPPPEAPEVLAVGSVEVDRGRREARVAGTTVTLAAREFDLLSFLADNTGLVLSRQQLLDGVWGHDWYGDPRTVDVHVRQLRKKLGDALPLATVWGVGYRLG; encoded by the coding sequence ATGGCCAGCGGCCCGGGCACGATCGTCGTCATCGAGGACGACCACAACATCTCCGACCTCGTCGACCTCTACCTGCGCCGGGACGGCTTCCGGGTGATCCAGGCCGCCGACGGGGCGGCCGGCCTCGACGCCATCGCCCGGGAGAAGCCGCGGTTGGTGGTGCTCGACATCGGCCTGCCCGGGGAGATCGACGGCCTCGAGCTGTGCCGGCGCCTCCGCACCCGGGACACGGTGCCGGTGCTCATGCTCACCGCACGCGACACCGAGCTCGACCGGGTCCTCGGCCTCGAGATCGGCGCCGACGACTACGTGACCAAGCCCTTCTCCCCCCGGGAGCTGGTGGCGCGGGTGAAGGCCATCCTGCGCCGGGCCGAGGGTCCCCCTCCGGAGGCCCCCGAGGTGCTGGCCGTCGGCTCCGTCGAGGTCGACCGGGGGCGAAGGGAGGCCCGCGTCGCCGGCACCACCGTTACCCTCGCCGCCCGCGAGTTCGACCTGCTGTCGTTCCTGGCCGACAACACCGGGCTGGTCCTCAGCCGGCAGCAGCTGCTCGACGGGGTGTGGGGCCACGACTGGTACGGGGATCCCCGCACCGTCGACGTCCACGTGCGCCAGCTCCGCAAGAAGCTGGGTGACGCCCTGCCGCTCGCCACGGTGTGGGGTGTCGGGTACCGGCTGGGATGA